One segment of Rhodothermus bifroesti DNA contains the following:
- the ychF gene encoding redox-regulated ATPase YchF, with translation MPLRCGIVGLPNVGKSTLFNALSRAGAAAANYPFCTIEPNVGVVPVPDARLWRLAELAGSAKVTPTTIEFVDIAGLVAGASKGEGLGNQFLAHIREVDAILHVVRCFENPDVVHVAGAVDAARDIEIIQTELLLKDLETVERRIERTARAAKSGDKKLREELAFYEQLREKLSSGQPARSFTTTGAESAWMRSLFLLTEKPVLYVANVAESDLPEGEGNPHVAKVREIAAQEGTSVVVICAELEAQLAELDDNERQAFLRALGLEQSGLERLIRAAYDLLGLITFFTVGPKEARAWTIRRGTKAPQAAGMIHSDFERGFIRAETIAYEDYVRCGSEVAAREAGLLRSEGREYVVQDGDVMLFRFNV, from the coding sequence ATGCCTCTGCGTTGCGGAATTGTAGGGTTGCCTAATGTGGGCAAGTCTACCCTGTTTAATGCACTTAGTCGCGCGGGTGCAGCAGCAGCAAACTACCCCTTTTGTACGATTGAGCCCAACGTAGGCGTAGTACCAGTACCGGATGCGCGACTGTGGCGACTGGCAGAGCTTGCAGGCTCGGCCAAAGTCACTCCTACAACGATCGAGTTTGTGGATATTGCAGGTTTGGTCGCTGGCGCTTCGAAGGGAGAAGGGTTGGGTAATCAGTTCCTGGCGCATATTCGCGAGGTAGATGCCATTTTACACGTCGTTCGTTGCTTTGAAAACCCCGATGTGGTTCATGTCGCTGGGGCCGTTGATGCTGCGCGCGACATCGAGATCATACAGACCGAACTGCTGCTCAAGGATCTGGAGACTGTAGAGCGCCGCATCGAGCGCACGGCCCGCGCTGCCAAAAGCGGAGATAAAAAGTTGCGTGAAGAGTTGGCTTTTTATGAGCAGCTACGCGAAAAGCTGAGCAGCGGCCAGCCAGCGCGCAGCTTCACGACAACCGGCGCCGAGTCGGCTTGGATGCGCTCGCTGTTTTTGCTAACGGAAAAGCCTGTGCTCTATGTGGCCAACGTAGCCGAGTCTGACTTGCCTGAAGGAGAGGGCAATCCTCATGTCGCCAAGGTACGAGAGATTGCAGCGCAGGAAGGGACTTCGGTCGTGGTCATTTGTGCCGAGTTGGAAGCACAGCTTGCCGAGCTGGACGACAATGAACGCCAGGCGTTTCTCCGTGCATTAGGTTTGGAACAGTCCGGGCTAGAGCGGCTGATTCGGGCAGCCTATGACCTGCTGGGGTTAATCACGTTTTTCACGGTGGGCCCTAAAGAAGCGCGGGCTTGGACCATCCGCCGTGGCACTAAGGCGCCCCAAGCCGCGGGGATGATTCACAGTGATTTTGAACGGGGTTTTATTCGCGCCGAAACGATCGCTTACGAGGACTACGTGCGCTGCGGCTCGGAAGTAGCTGCCCGAGAGGCAGGTTTGCTGCGTTCGGAAGGCCGAGAATACGTGGTGCAAGACGGTGACGTGATGCTGTTTCGATTTAATGTCTAA
- a CDS encoding metallophosphoesterase family protein yields the protein MALIAIGDIHGCVRTLETLLEQLAPTTEDQLIFIGDYVDRGPDARGVIERLLRLREEISCVFLRGNHEALMLQYLDRGEVDLWFMNGGLTTLNSYRGNGVRIPESHEQFIRETQLYYDTPEFFFVHGGLKPDLTIAENLKRYAHTELFLWERDHLNAPRLAWEKTVVCGHTPVAEPLNRERLIAIDTGCVYSHPGLGRLTAVRLPERVFLSIPRQDLV from the coding sequence ATGGCCCTGATTGCTATTGGAGACATTCATGGATGCGTGCGTACGCTGGAGACTTTGCTGGAGCAACTCGCTCCCACCACAGAAGATCAGCTGATTTTTATCGGGGATTATGTGGATCGGGGGCCTGATGCCCGGGGGGTCATTGAACGGCTCCTTCGCTTGCGCGAGGAAATATCGTGTGTGTTTTTGCGTGGAAATCACGAGGCCCTGATGCTCCAATATCTGGACCGGGGAGAGGTGGACTTGTGGTTCATGAATGGAGGGCTAACCACCCTTAACAGTTACCGTGGAAATGGCGTACGCATTCCTGAATCCCATGAGCAATTTATTCGGGAAACGCAGCTGTATTATGATACCCCAGAGTTCTTTTTTGTTCATGGGGGGCTAAAGCCAGATTTGACCATTGCTGAAAACCTGAAGCGTTATGCCCACACCGAGCTTTTTCTTTGGGAGCGGGATCACCTAAATGCTCCGCGTCTGGCTTGGGAAAAAACGGTTGTTTGTGGGCATACGCCGGTTGCCGAGCCTCTCAATCGAGAACGACTTATTGCAATCGATACGGGGTGCGTTTACTCGCATCCCGGGCTGGGACGGCTGACTGCTGTGCGCTTGCCGGAACGCGTATTTCTCTCGATTCCACGCCAGGATTTGGTCTAG